The window CCTGACGGGCCGTTCCGATGAGTTCGAGTCGGGAGCATGGTCTGTACGTAAGAGTCATACGAATCCTCCGGATGGCCCTACCGACGTGGAGGTGCGCCATGTGTGCCCACCAGACCCAGTGCCCCGCGACCGACTCCCTTGCGGCGCATGTCGTCGCCGCCCACCCCGAGCAGGGCTGGAGCCTGCTGTGCGACGGGGCGATCGTCTTCGACGACACCGGTGAGCTGCTGCCGGACGGCCGCGTGGTGGAACCGCACCGGGTGACGGCCGGGCTGACCGTCGCGGCCTGAGAGCGGCCATAAGGACCCCTAAGGCAGCACCGCGAAGCCGTCGAGCTCGACCAGCGCCTCCTCGTCCCACAGCCGGACGACCTCGACGACGGCCATGGCGGGGTAGTCGCGCCCGGCCGCCTCGCGCCACAGCCGTCCCAACTCGGGGGCGTGCGCGCGGTACGCGGCGACGTCCGTGGCGTAGACGGTGACGCGGGCGAGGTCGGACGGGGTGCCACCGGCCGCCGTGAGAGCGGCCAGCAGGTTCGCCAGCGCCCTCGCGAACTGTTCCGGCAGCGTCGCGCCCACCACCTTGCCGTCGGTGTCGAGGGCGGTCTGGCCCGCCAGGAACACCACTCTCGACCCGGAGGCCACGACGGCGTGGGAGAAGCCGGTCGGCGGGGACAGCTCGGGCGGGTTGACGCGCTCGGTGGTCACCGGGCCTCCTGGTGGGCGTACAACTCGGCGTACAACTCCTTGGCGATGATGCCGCGTTGCACCTCGCTGGCCCCTTCGTAGACGCGGGGGGCGCGCACCTCGCGGTAGAGGTGTTCGAGCAGGTGCCCGCGTCGCAGCGCCCGGGCGCCGTGCAGCTGGACGGCCGTGTCGACGACGTACTGGGCGGTCTCGGTGGCGAGCAGTTTCGCCATGGCGGAGCGCTGGGGCACGTCCGGGGCGCCCTCGTCGTAGGCCGTCGCCGCCGCGTAGACCATCAGCCGGGCCGCCTCCGTGCGCAGGGCCATCTCGGCGACCTGGTGGGAGACGGCCTGAAGGTCCTTCAGCTTGCCGCCGAAGGCGTCCCGCCCGGCGGTGTGGGCGAGGGTCGCGTCGAGGGCGGCCCGGGCCATGCCGACGGCGAAGGCGCCGACGCTCGGGCGGAAGAGGTTGAGGGTCCCCATCGCGACCCGGAACCCCCGGTCCACCTCACCGAGCACGTCCTCGGCCGTCACCGGTACGGCGTCGAAGTCGAGCGACCCGATGGGGTGCGGGGAGAGCATGTCGAGGCCCGTGCCGGTCAGGCCCGGCCGGTCGGCGGGCAGCAGGAAGGCCGTGACACCCCGGGCCCCGGCGTCGGGGGCCGTCCGGGCGAAGACGGTGTAGAAGTCGGCCTCGGGGGCGTTGGAGATCCAGCACTTCTCGCCGGTCAGGCGCCAGCGGTCCGGGCCGTCCCGGTCCGCCCGCAGGGCCAGCGCCGCCGCGTCCGACCCGGCGCCCGGCTCGCTCAGCGCGAACGCCGCGACCGCGGTGCCGTCGGCCACCCGGGGGAGCCAGCGGGCGCGCTGGGACTGGGTGCCGTGGGCGTGGACCGGGTGGGCGCCGAGGCCTTGGAGGGCGAGGGCCGTCTCGGCCTCCGTGCAGCCGTGGGCCAGGGACTCGCGCATCAAGCACAGATCGAGCGCGCCGGATGTGAAGAGCCGCCCGAGCAGGCCCAGTCGGCCCAGTTCGGCGACCAGGGCGCGGTTCACATGACCCGGTTCCCCCTTCTCTGCGAGCGGGCGGAGCCGCTCGGCGGCCAGGGTGCGCAGCTCGGCACACCAGGCGAGTTGTGCCGGTTCGAGCGAGAATGCGGTCATTGCCGGTCCCTTCTCCGCCACCCTGCTTCCCGGCTGGGCCACTCCGAGGCTATCGCGGACCGTTGACTGTCGTCACCAACACGATACGCTCCAGGGGCGAGCCCACCACGCCAAGGGGGCGAACCGTATGAATCCACCGGACACGGCGCACATCGACACCTTCAGCCGCGACCATCTGCCACCCCGGGACCACTGGCCCGAGCTCCGCTTCGACCTGCCGGAGCTGCGCTACCCCGAACGGCTCAACTGCGCCGCCGAACTGCTGAACGGCCCTGAGGACGACCGGCCCGCCTTCCTCACCCCCGCCGGTGACCCCTGGACGTACGGCGAGCTGCGCGCCCGGGTCGACCGCATCGCGCACCTGCTCACCGCCGACCTCGGCGTCGTCCCCGGCAACCGGGTGCTGCTGCGCGGCCCCACCACACCGTGGCTCGCGGCCTGCTGGCTGGCCGTGCTGAAGGCGGGGGCCGTGGCGGTCACGGTGCTCGCCCAGCAGCGCCCGCACGAGCTGCGCACGATGTGCGAGATCGCCCGGGTTCGGCACGCGCTGTGCGACATCCGGGCCGTCGACGACCTCGCCAAGGCCGAGATCCCGGACCTGCGGATCACGACGTACGGCGGTGACGCCCCGGACGACCTCCTCAACCGGCAGGCGCCCGGCACGCCGTACGAGGCCGTCCGGACGGCGGCCGACGACGTGGCGCTGATCGCCTTCACCTCCGGCACCACCGGCCGCCCCAAGGGCTGTATGCACTTCCACCGGGACGTGCTGGCGATCGCCGACACCTTCTCCCGGCATGTGCTGAAGCCCCGGGCCGACGACGTCTTCACCGGCAGCCCGCCGCTCGGCTTCACCTTCGGGCTGGGCGGTCTGGTGGTGTTCCCGCTGCGGGCCGGGGCGAGCGCCCTGCTGCTGGAGCAGGCGGGTCCGAAGCAGCTGCTGCCCGCCATCGCCCGGCACCGGGTCTCCGTGCTGTTCACGGCGCCGACGGCGTACCGCGCGATGCTCGACGCGCTCGACGGCCACGACGTGTCGTCCCTGCGCCGCTGCGTCTCCGCCGGCGAGAACCTGCCCGCGGCCACCTGGCAGGCCTGGCACGAGCGCACCGGCGTGCGCGTCATCAACGGCATCGGCGCCACCGAGCTGCTGCACATCTTCATCTCCGCGGCCGACGACCGGATCCGGCCCGGGGCGACGGGCGTGCCCGTACCGGGCTGGCACGCGCGCGTGCAGGACGCGGAGGGCCGGCCGGTGCCCGACGGGCAGCCGGGGCTGCTCGCCGTGCGCGGACCGGTCGGCTGCCGGTATCTCGCCGACCCGCGACAGCGGGAGTACGTACAGGGCGGCTGGAACATCACCGGCGACACCTACGTCCGCGAACCCGACGGCTACTTCCGCTACGTCGCCCGCGCCGACGACATGATCATCTCGGCCGGGTACAACATCGCCGGACCCGAGGTCGAGGACGCCCTGCTCAGGCACCCGGACGTGCTGGAGGCGGCGGTCGTGGGACGGCCCGACGAGGCGCGCGGGCAGGTCGTGGTGGCCTACGCCGTCCTCAAGGAGGGCGCGCAGCGGGACGCCGGGGCGCTGCGCGACTTCGTGAAGAGCGAGCTGGCGCCCTACAAGTGCCCGCGCGAGATCGTCTTCCTGGACGTGCTGCCGCGTACCGCCACCGGCAAGCTCCAGCGATTCCGGCTGCGTACCGGAGGGGTCCCGGACGGCGGACCCGAAGACCAACGGGATTGAGCCGTACGACCTAAGATGATCAACGTGTCCGACCAGCATGCACCACGGTCTCTCATCGTCACGCTCTACGGCGCGTACGGCCGCTTCGTCCCGGGCCCCGTGCCGGTAGCCGAACTGATCCGGCTGCTGGCCGCGGTCGGTGTGGACGCCCCGTCCGTCCGCTCCTCGGTGTCGCGGCTCAAGAGACGCGGACTGCTCGTGCCCGCCCGCACCGCTCAGGGTGCCGCCGGGTACGAACTGTCACCGGACGCGAGGCAGTTGCTCGACGACGGCGACCGGCGCATCTACGCCACGGCTCCGCCCGAGGACGAGGGCTGGGTGCTCGCCGTGTTCTCCGTGCCGGAGTCGGAGCGGCAGAAGCGGCACGTCCTGCGCTCCCGGCTGGCCGGCCTCGGCTTCGGCACGGCGGCACCGGGCGTGTGGATCGCGCCCGCGCGGCTGTACGAGGAGTCCCGGCACACCCTCCAGCGGCTGCGGCTCGACGGGTACGTGGACTTCTTCCGGGGCGGCCACCTCGGCTTCGCGCCGACCGCCGAGGCCGTCACGCGCTGGTGGGACCTGGCCGCCATCGCCAAGGAGCACGAGGCGTTCCTCGACCGCCACGCGCCCGTCCTGCTCGGCTGGGAGAAACGCGAGGACACCCCGCCCGAGGAGGCCTACCGCGACTATCTCCTCGCCCTGGACTCCTGGCGCCACCTGCCCTACGCCGATCCCGGCCTGCCGTCGGCGCTGCTCCCCGGGGACTGGCCAGGGGAGCGCTCCTCGGCGGTGTTCCGGGGCCTGCACGAGCGGCTGCGGGACGCGGGGGCGGACTTCGTGGGGCTGTAGGCCACGTCCCACGGCTCCCACCGCCCCCAGGACACCCGCGCCGCCTTGTTTGGCCCCACCGGGCCACCGGGTACCCGGTGGCCCGTACGGCAGCACCGGACGGACGGCGGAACGCGATGGAACGGCGGGCAGGCCCGACGCGGCCGGCTCTGATCGTGGTCGACATGATCAACACGTACGACCACGCCGACGCCGGGCTGCTCGTGCCGTCCGTCGAGCGGGTCGTGCCCGTCATCGCCGAGCTGATCGCCCGGGCCCGCGAGGTGGACGTGCCGGTGATCTACGCGAACGACAACTTCGGGCTGTGGCGCTCGCACCACGGGGAGCTCGTCGACGCGGCGCTGGCCCAGCCGCACGGCGACCTGATCGAGCCGATCCGGCCGGACGACGAGTCGCTCTTCGTGGTGAAGGCCCGCCATTCGGCCTTCTACGAGACGCCCCTCGCCTATCTCCTGTGGAGCCTGGGCGTCGGACACGTCGTGCTGACCGGCCAGGTCACCGAGCAGTGCGTCCTCTACTCGGCCCTCGACGCGCACATCCGCCATCTGGAGGTCACGGTGCCGAGGGACGCCGTCGCCTCCATCCACCCGCACCTGGCGTCCGCCGCCCTGGAGATGATGGAGCGCAACATGGGCGCCCGGATCACCGACGCGAAGGAGACGGACTTCCCGCTTGCCGCGAGCTAGATGGTCAGCCGCGGTTTTGGCGCGTCCGTCCGGCCCGTCTGGGGCCTTCGGCTGCCCGCGCGGTACGGGGCGGGCCAGTCGACGCCCGGGCCCGTGTAGCCCTGCTCGGCCGCCGCGTGCAGGGTCCAGTGCGGGTCGTAGAGGTGCGGGCGGGCCAGGGCGCACAGGTCCGTGCGGCCCGCCAGGATCAGGGAGTTGACGTCGTCCCAGGAGGAGATCGCGCCGACCGCGATCACCGGGACACCGGCGGCACGCCGGATCCGGTCCGCGAACGGCGTCTGGTACGACCGCCCGTACTCCGGCCGCTCGTCCGCCACGACCTGCCCCGTCGACACGTCGATCGCGTCGGCGCCGTGCGCGGCGAAGGCCCGGGCGATCTCGACGGCGTCCTCGGCCGTGGTCCCGCCCTCGGCCCAGTCGGTGGCGGAGATCCGCACGGTCAGGGGCCGCTCCCCCGGCCACACGTTCCGTACGGCGTCGAACACCTCCAGCGGGAAACGGAGCCGCTTCTCCGGCGAGCCGCCGTAGGCGTCGGTGCGCCGGTTGGTCAGCGGGGAGAGGAACCCGGAGAGCAGATAGCCGTGCGCGCAGTGCAGTTCGAGCAGATCGAAGCCGGCCCGGGCGGCGCGGCCTGCGGCTGCCGTGAACTGCTCACGGATGTCGGTGAGCTGGGCACGGGACAGCGCGCGCGGGGTCTGGCTGTACGGCTTGTACGGCAGCGCGGAGGCGGCCACGAGCGGCCAGTTGCCGTCCTGGAGGGGCTCGTCCATGCCCTCCCACATCAGCTTCGTGGAGCCCTTGCGGCCGCTGTGGCCGAGCTGCACGCCGATCGCGGTGCCGGGCGCCTGCGCGTGCACGAAGTCGGTGATACGCCGCCACGCCTCGGCCTGCCGGCCGGTGTAGAGGCCGGCGCAGCCGGGCGTGATCCGGCCCTCCTCGCTGACGCACACCATCTCGGTCATCACCAGCCCGGCCCCGCCGAGCGCCCGCGCGCCCAGATGGACCAGGTGGAAATCGCCGGGGACGCCGTCGGCCGCCGAGTACATGTCCATGGGCGAGACGACGACCCGGTTGCGCAAGGTCAGCCCGCGCAGCCGGAACGGGGTGAACATCGGGGGCGTGCCGGGCGGGCAGCCGAACTCGCGCTCCACCGCCTCCGTGAAGTCCGGGTCGCGCAGCCGCAGGTTGTCGTGGGTGACGCGGCGGCTGCGGGTGAGCAGGTTGAAGGCGAACTGGCGGGGCGGCTGGTCCAGGTACAGGCCGAGGTTCTCGAACCACTCCAGGCTGGCACGGGCCGCGCGCTGCGTGGAGGACACGACGGGCCGCCGCTCCTCCTCGTACGCGGCCAGGGCCTCCTCCAGGGAGTCCCGCTCCTCCAGGCAGGCGGCCAGGGCCAGGGCGTCCTCGACGGCGAGCTTGGTGCCGGAGCCGATGGAGAAGTGCGCGGTGTGGGCGGCGTCGCCGAGCAGGACGAGGTTGCCGTGCGACCAGCGGTCGTTGACGACCGTACGGAAGGTCGTCCACGCCGAGTTGTTGGAGCGCAGGGGGCGGCCGCGGAGTGTCTCCGCGAAGATCTTGCCGCAGCGTTCGATCGACTCGGTCTCGTCGAGCGCGTCGAAACCGGCCCGCTGCCAGACCTCCTCGCGCATCTCGATGATCACCGTGGAGGCGTCCGGGGCGTAGGGGTAGCCGTGCAGTTGCATCACGCCGTGTTCGGTCTCGGCGATGTCGAAGCGGAAGGAGTCGAAGGGGAAGTCGGTGGCGAGCCAGATGTAGCGGCAGTGGTGGGTGGTGACCCGGGGGTGGAAGACGTCCGCGTAGGTCTCGCGGGTGGTGCTGTGGATGCCGTCCGCGGCGATGACCAGGTCGTGGGTCCCCGGGAGGTCTTTCGGGGCCTCGGTGTGGAAGCGGAGGGCCACGCCGAGGTCGCGGCAGCGGGTGTGGAGGATTTCCAGGAGCCGTTTGCGTCCCAGGGCGGCGAAGCCGTGGCCGCCGGAGGTGTGGCGGGTGTTGCGGTGGGTGATGTCGATGTCGTCCCAGCGGATGAAGTCCCTCTGGAGGGCCTCGTAGACCTGGGGGTCGGCGTGTTCTATGCCGCCGAGGGTTTCGTCGGAGAGGACCACGCCGAAGCCGAAGGTGTCGTCCGGGGCGTTGCGTTCCCAGACGGTGATGTCCCGGGACGGGTCGAGGCGCTTCAGCAGGGCGGCGGCGTAGAGGCCGCCGGGGCCGCCGCCGATGACTGCGACGCGTAGGGGGTGGCTCGGGTCGTTGTGCGGGTGCGGGTTTGTTGTGGTTGATCGCGCAGTTCCCCGCGCCCCTTCAGGGACATTCACTATCGTCCGCTCCATTTCGGGGGGCGCTTTTCCGTGAAAGCCGCGTGGAACTCTGCGTAGTCCTCCCCGGTCATCAGGAGGGCCTGTGTCGAGGCGTCCAGTTCCACTGATGCCGCCAGGGGCATGTCCAGCTCTGCCGTGAGGAGGGCCTTGGTCTGGGCGTAGGCCAGGGCCGGGCCGTTCGCCAGGCGGTGAGCCAGGTTCTGGGCGGTCTCATCGGCGGCGCCGTCCT of the Streptomyces koelreuteriae genome contains:
- a CDS encoding DUF5999 family protein, producing MCAHQTQCPATDSLAAHVVAAHPEQGWSLLCDGAIVFDDTGELLPDGRVVEPHRVTAGLTVAA
- a CDS encoding RidA family protein codes for the protein MTTERVNPPELSPPTGFSHAVVASGSRVVFLAGQTALDTDGKVVGATLPEQFARALANLLAALTAAGGTPSDLARVTVYATDVAAYRAHAPELGRLWREAAGRDYPAMAVVEVVRLWDEEALVELDGFAVLP
- a CDS encoding acyl-CoA dehydrogenase family protein, whose protein sequence is MTAFSLEPAQLAWCAELRTLAAERLRPLAEKGEPGHVNRALVAELGRLGLLGRLFTSGALDLCLMRESLAHGCTEAETALALQGLGAHPVHAHGTQSQRARWLPRVADGTAVAAFALSEPGAGSDAAALALRADRDGPDRWRLTGEKCWISNAPEADFYTVFARTAPDAGARGVTAFLLPADRPGLTGTGLDMLSPHPIGSLDFDAVPVTAEDVLGEVDRGFRVAMGTLNLFRPSVGAFAVGMARAALDATLAHTAGRDAFGGKLKDLQAVSHQVAEMALRTEAARLMVYAAATAYDEGAPDVPQRSAMAKLLATETAQYVVDTAVQLHGARALRRGHLLEHLYREVRAPRVYEGASEVQRGIIAKELYAELYAHQEAR
- a CDS encoding AMP-binding protein; protein product: MNPPDTAHIDTFSRDHLPPRDHWPELRFDLPELRYPERLNCAAELLNGPEDDRPAFLTPAGDPWTYGELRARVDRIAHLLTADLGVVPGNRVLLRGPTTPWLAACWLAVLKAGAVAVTVLAQQRPHELRTMCEIARVRHALCDIRAVDDLAKAEIPDLRITTYGGDAPDDLLNRQAPGTPYEAVRTAADDVALIAFTSGTTGRPKGCMHFHRDVLAIADTFSRHVLKPRADDVFTGSPPLGFTFGLGGLVVFPLRAGASALLLEQAGPKQLLPAIARHRVSVLFTAPTAYRAMLDALDGHDVSSLRRCVSAGENLPAATWQAWHERTGVRVINGIGATELLHIFISAADDRIRPGATGVPVPGWHARVQDAEGRPVPDGQPGLLAVRGPVGCRYLADPRQREYVQGGWNITGDTYVREPDGYFRYVARADDMIISAGYNIAGPEVEDALLRHPDVLEAAVVGRPDEARGQVVVAYAVLKEGAQRDAGALRDFVKSELAPYKCPREIVFLDVLPRTATGKLQRFRLRTGGVPDGGPEDQRD
- a CDS encoding PaaX family transcriptional regulator yields the protein MINVSDQHAPRSLIVTLYGAYGRFVPGPVPVAELIRLLAAVGVDAPSVRSSVSRLKRRGLLVPARTAQGAAGYELSPDARQLLDDGDRRIYATAPPEDEGWVLAVFSVPESERQKRHVLRSRLAGLGFGTAAPGVWIAPARLYEESRHTLQRLRLDGYVDFFRGGHLGFAPTAEAVTRWWDLAAIAKEHEAFLDRHAPVLLGWEKREDTPPEEAYRDYLLALDSWRHLPYADPGLPSALLPGDWPGERSSAVFRGLHERLRDAGADFVGL
- a CDS encoding cysteine hydrolase family protein, which translates into the protein MERRAGPTRPALIVVDMINTYDHADAGLLVPSVERVVPVIAELIARAREVDVPVIYANDNFGLWRSHHGELVDAALAQPHGDLIEPIRPDDESLFVVKARHSAFYETPLAYLLWSLGVGHVVLTGQVTEQCVLYSALDAHIRHLEVTVPRDAVASIHPHLASAALEMMERNMGARITDAKETDFPLAAS
- a CDS encoding bifunctional salicylyl-CoA 5-hydroxylase/oxidoreductase yields the protein MERTIVNVPEGARGTARSTTTNPHPHNDPSHPLRVAVIGGGPGGLYAAALLKRLDPSRDITVWERNAPDDTFGFGVVLSDETLGGIEHADPQVYEALQRDFIRWDDIDITHRNTRHTSGGHGFAALGRKRLLEILHTRCRDLGVALRFHTEAPKDLPGTHDLVIAADGIHSTTRETYADVFHPRVTTHHCRYIWLATDFPFDSFRFDIAETEHGVMQLHGYPYAPDASTVIIEMREEVWQRAGFDALDETESIERCGKIFAETLRGRPLRSNNSAWTTFRTVVNDRWSHGNLVLLGDAAHTAHFSIGSGTKLAVEDALALAACLEERDSLEEALAAYEEERRPVVSSTQRAARASLEWFENLGLYLDQPPRQFAFNLLTRSRRVTHDNLRLRDPDFTEAVEREFGCPPGTPPMFTPFRLRGLTLRNRVVVSPMDMYSAADGVPGDFHLVHLGARALGGAGLVMTEMVCVSEEGRITPGCAGLYTGRQAEAWRRITDFVHAQAPGTAIGVQLGHSGRKGSTKLMWEGMDEPLQDGNWPLVAASALPYKPYSQTPRALSRAQLTDIREQFTAAAGRAARAGFDLLELHCAHGYLLSGFLSPLTNRRTDAYGGSPEKRLRFPLEVFDAVRNVWPGERPLTVRISATDWAEGGTTAEDAVEIARAFAAHGADAIDVSTGQVVADERPEYGRSYQTPFADRIRRAAGVPVIAVGAISSWDDVNSLILAGRTDLCALARPHLYDPHWTLHAAAEQGYTGPGVDWPAPYRAGSRRPQTGRTDAPKPRLTI